Genomic window (Thermoanaerobaculia bacterium):
GGCCACCTGGCACTTTTCGACCGAGGAGCTGCCGGCCGAATCGCGCAGCGACCTCTTCGGCGTCGAGCGCCGCTACTTCAAGCGCGTCAAAACCGGGAGCGAAGTGACGCTGCTGCCGATCGGCGGGGGAACCACCCTCGCCGTCGGCGATGAGGTCGAAGTTCAGCTGTCACTACGCGCCAAGGCGGCAGCGGAATACGTACATCTGCGCGATCCCCGCCCGGCAGGGCTCGAGCCCGACCGGCCGGAGTCCGGCTGGAAGTGGGATCTCGGCATCTCGCGTTACGAAGAGACGCGCGACAGCGGTGCGAATTTCTTCTTCGAGAACCTGCCGGCCGGCGAGTACACCTTCAAGTACCGCCTGCGCGCCAACCTCGCCGGCGAGTTCCGGAGCGGCCCGGCCCAGGTGCAGTCGATCTACGCCCCGGAGTTCGTCGCCTACTCGGCGGGCGAACGGCTCGAGATCGAGGCCGCGCCGCGCTGACGCCGCCGGTCAAGGTGCCGAGGCGGACCACTGTCCGACGCCGCCGCTCTCGAAGCCGTCGGCAAAGAGCGCGGTCGGCGGCGGGAGGACCGCGCTGAGCACGATGTCGTCGAGATGCCAGCCGTCGAAGGTGGCCGAGACATCGGAGGTCAGCCGGAAACGCAGGCGGGCCTGACTGCTGCCGGCGAGAGCGGGGAGCGCGAGGTGGTTCGCCTCCCAGGTGACGTCGTGGTCCTCGCCGGCGGCCCGCGCGACCTCGGTCCAGCTCGTGCCGCCGTTGGTGGAGATCTCGACGCGGCCGTAGTCGTAGCCGTCCTCGAGGTCGTAGAGCTGCTTCCAGTCGAGAGCGACGTCGGTCGCCAGCGAGAGATCGAGCAGCGGCGAGGTGAGCGAGGTGTCGGCGAAGTTGCCGTAGGTCCCGCCGGGGCTGTCGGTCCACGAGTGCGTGGGGCTCGCGGCGCTCTCGGTCGTGCGGGCCCAGGGGCTCTGGGTGGTCCAGCCGGGGTTCGCGACCTCGGCGTCGTCGGCGAGCACGCTGGTGATTGCGGGCAGCGCGAAGTCCTGCGTCACGGTGGCAAACGGTGCCGCGACGACTCCCGCAACTGTGCGCGGCGCATGTCCGGCGGCGCTCGCCCGGATGTCGTAGGTGCCCGGCGGCACCTGCAGCGAGTAGGCGCCGGTCCCCGGCGTCGTGGCGACGGCGAACGGGCCGACGGTCACGGTCGCGGCGAGCGCCGCCGTCGTGCCGGCCTCGCGCACCACGCCTTCGACGAACGGCGCCGAACCCGGGTCGAGGACATCGAGGAAGTGCGCCGACACGGGGCCCCAGTCGCCGCCGGCATCCTGGCCGCGCACGTAGACGAGATGGCGGCCCGCAGCGAGAGCCGTGGTGTCGAGGGTCGCGCCCGCCACCTCGATCGAGCTGTTGAAGAGGCCGTCGTCGGCCGAAAGCGCCACCGCAGCGGCACCGGGTTGCCAGGGGGCGAGGTCGAGGTAGGCCTCGGCGGCGCTCACCGCCTGCACCGGCTCGCTGCCGTTGGCGTTCGAGAAGCGCGTGTCGTCGAGGGTGACGTGGAGCCCGGCCGGTTCGCCGGAAGCGACCACGGCTGGGGCCAGCGTCAGGTCGCGAGCCTCGGGCCCGCCGGGCGTCAGATAGGGTGTGCGCACGACTTTCGCGGCGTAACGCAGCGCCTGGAGATTCGCCGGCAGGATGGTGTTCTCGAACGCGGAGCAGGCCTCGAAGAAGTTGCTGCCGAGCTCGAAGGTGAAGCCGGCGACGCCGAGGTCGCCGTAGGCGAAGTCGTCGGTGGTGCCGTCGGTGGGATAGAGGCCGATCGATTGTTCCGGCCAATGTCCGTTGAGGAAGGCGAAGCGGCGACCGAGGGTGGTGAGCGCAGCGGAGTTGTCGCTGGGTGTCGAGGTCGCTCCCCACGGCCAGAGCACGAGCTCGCCGAAGCTGTGGAGGTCGATG
Coding sequences:
- a CDS encoding immune inhibitor A; translation: METQVRNLSRRLPLIALFLLAAQAALAFGLGLPDDPFTGSGPWMVRAWFGTEEARREVASWGDHFGYDRKQNLLRLFADPETVDRLRGLGFYVEVDAAGTALLRQAEEGGRRAAEARARGEAPEAGIPSFPCYRTVEETFAAAQTMVAAHPALATWSDAGDSWDKAAAGGPAGYDMMVLALTNSAVPGPKPRLFVTAAIHAREYATAELALRFAEQLVGGHGVDADATWLLDQHEIHLLLQTNPDGRKQAEAGVSWRKNVDNNYCANSTSRGADLNRNFAFQWNCCGGSSSSPCALDYHGPQPASEPEVQAVQNYLRAHFPDQRGDSYPGGAAPDDATGVYIDLHSFGELVLWPWGATSTPSDNSAALTTLGRRFAFLNGHWPEQSIGLYPTDGTTDDFAYGDLGVAGFTFELGSNFFEACSAFENTILPANLQALRYAAKVVRTPYLTPGGPEARDLTLAPAVVASGEPAGLHVTLDDTRFSNANGSEPVQAVSAAEAYLDLAPWQPGAAAVALSADDGLFNSSIEVAGATLDTTALAAGRHLVYVRGQDAGGDWGPVSAHFLDVLDPGSAPFVEGVVREAGTTAALAATVTVGPFAVATTPGTGAYSLQVPPGTYDIRASAAGHAPRTVAGVVAAPFATVTQDFALPAITSVLADDAEVANPGWTTQSPWARTTESAASPTHSWTDSPGGTYGNFADTSLTSPLLDLSLATDVALDWKQLYDLEDGYDYGRVEISTNGGTSWTEVARAAGEDHDVTWEANHLALPALAGSSQARLRFRLTSDVSATFDGWHLDDIVLSAVLPPPTALFADGFESGGVGQWSASAP